In Linepithema humile isolate Giens D197 unplaced genomic scaffold, Lhum_UNIL_v1.0 unplaced_1, whole genome shotgun sequence, a genomic segment contains:
- the LOC105680134 gene encoding zinc finger BED domain-containing protein 4-like yields MQVPPSTVHMSLDDVDYDDIMVNSTLDALTQSPSIVEVPPQKPTSTTEAQIKNTIKPKGSNMWKYFEKIDRESAKCKTCSKIIRNDRNTTNLKNHLNSKHPLLLSPEKRKLDSNPGNFPFSSDEKKEIANRKKRLKIEEKENIITHFRRIDSMKEGETGATRLTEKIMYMIVTDHQPLSMVESEGFSELIKFLVPHYKLPSRQTITRLIDAKYSNMKIAVKNQLALAPSHAITCDIWTDCKMQSYLGVTDHYLTPTFSLNHITLGTIPLASNHTGDLIEEKLREVLSMFDIDLEKVVCVTSDSAGNMKKGILQLVGSEKHVPCVAHILSHIVPDALQSLTYINDILSQVRSIVRKVKNNVNAGDELKKLQMQNGLSEGQCLRFLLDMKVRWNSTYFMAARYIELKNYVYTVLLKCPDAPDPLSRDQIQVLEDLVLIFKPIQNVITEISGDSYSTGSIAIPIIRGLKLCISKLKPNTKMGKDLMLRISEALEKRFKELESNQVLAVATILDPRFKKLAFESRLKCANAINKINRLMNVASIKENVGQTAKNSGPIENNEDNDIWSFHDHQNEVQTSGYEPGSNGDEIHIELQQYINQPRIPRKNDPLGYWKMVQTAFPTLSKIAIFYANAVTSSVPSERLFSEAGIVVTDRRNRLTGERVNILLFLSSLPKEMWDCGP; encoded by the exons ATGCAGGTTCCACCGTCCACTGTGCACATGTCTCTCGACGACGTCGACTA CGATGACATTATGGTCAACTCCACATTGGACGCTTTGACTCAATCTCCTTCAATTGTGGAAGTTCCGCCTCAAAAACCGACATCAACTACTGAAGCACAGATTAA gAACACGATAAAACCAAAGGGAAGTAAcatgtggaaatattttgaaaaaatcgatAGAGAGAGCGCAAAATGCAAAACTTGCTCTAAGATCATCAGGAATGATAGAAACACCACAAATCTGAAAAATCATCTCAATAGTAAACATCCTCTGTTACTGTCgccagaaaaaagaaaattagacAGTAATCCAGgcaattttccattttcaagtgatgaaaaaaaagagattgcAAATCGAAAG AAACGATTGAAgatagaagaaaaagagaatatcATAACTCATTTTAGGAGAATAGACTCAATGAAAG AGGGTGAAACAGGTGCCACACGATTAACAGAAAAGATCATGTACATGATTGTAACTGATCATCAGCCCCTTTCAATGGTCGAATCCGAGGGCTTttcagaattaataaaattcttagtGCCGCATTATAAGTTGCCTTCTCGCCAAACGATTACCCGCTTGATCGACGCGAAATATAGTAATATGAAGATTGCAGTAAAGAACCAACTTGCATTAGCTCCATCCCATGCCATTACGTGTGATATTTGGACTGACTGCAAAATGCAAAGTTATCTTGGCGTCACGGATCACTATTTAACACCTACCTTTAGTTTGAATCATATCACATTGGGAACCATACCACTGGCCTCCAATCATACTGGAGATCTAATTGAAGAAAAACTGCGAGAAGTCCTGTCGATGTTCGATATTGATTTGGAAAAAGTGGTGTGTGTTACGAGCGATAGTGCgggaaatatgaaaaaaggtATTCTACAACTAGTTGGCAGCGAAAAACACGTGCCTTGCGTCGCACACATTCTGTCGCATATCGTGCCAGATGCACTGCAAtcattaacatatataaatgacaTTCTATCACAAGTGCGGAGTATtgttagaaaagtaaaaaacaatGTCAACGCGGGCGACGAATTGAAAAAACTGCAAATGCAGAATGGATTAAGCGAAGGGCAGTGTTTACGATTTCTCTTAGATATGAAAGTTCGATGGAATTCCACATATTTCATGGCCGCCAGGTACATCGAGTTGAAAAATTACGTATACACAGTTTTGCTGAAATGCCCCGATGCTCCTGATCCATTATCTCGGGATCAAATTCAAGTTCTGGAAGatttagtattaattttcaaaccAATTCAGAATGTGATCACAGAAATTAGTGGAGATTCATACTCGACAGGTAGCATTGCCATCCCGATAATTCGTGGCCTGAAGCTCTGCATAAGCAAATTAAAACCGAATACTAAAATGGGCAAGGATTTGATGCTTCGCATCAGCGAAGCTTTGGAAAAACGATTTAAAGAGTTGGAGTCAAATCAAGTACTCGCAGTTGCTACTATACTTGATCCTCGATTCAAAAAGCTGGCTTTTGAATCACGTCTGAAATGTgctaatgcaataaataaaattaatcgtcTCATGAACGTTGCatcgataaaagaaaatgtggGGCAAACTGCAAAAAACTCCGGGCCGATAGAAAATAATGAGGATAATGACATATGGAGTTTTCACGATCACCAAAATGAAGTACAAACGTCTGGTTACGAGCCTGGGTCAAATGGTGATGAAATTCATATCGAGCTGCAACAGTACATTAATCAGCCTCGTATCCCTCGAAAAAATGATCCTCTCGGATATTGGAAAATGGTGCAAACTGCATTTCCAACTCTCTCAAAAATCGCcatattttatgcaaacgCAGTCACATCATCGGTACCATCCGAACGTCTCTTTTCAGAGGCTGGGATTGTTGTTACTGACAGACGTAACAGATTGACTGGTGAGAGAGTcaacattttactttttctttcatctttGCCTAAGGAGATGTGGGATTGTGGGCCTTGA
- the LOC137001817 gene encoding uncharacterized protein, protein MSSHPCSKCKISGVICEGRNIFCGVNHSLRTNEEYIACLDEDHHKDGKSPLSELPIGMVSQVPFEYMHLVCLGVVKKLLSAWIHGKYSRLTKLSARSISHISTRLKTLATYCPSNFARRPRSLDAYTKYKATEYRQFLMYTGPVVTYGILDQEVYTHFLFLHAAVRILVSTSPSKTYLNFADLALRKFVNRCDDLYGPTFYSYNVHGLIHLTNDVRQLGSLDSFSAFPYENNMAVFRRYCRKSGSVLQQISNRVAEMEVHAAIDYCNIDSSIHVSMRHNVGPLPCNIAPNCNQYRK, encoded by the exons ATGTCCAGCCATCCATGCtctaaatgtaaaatttctgGTGTAATATGTGAAGGACGTAATATTTTCTGTGGTGTTAATCATTCCCTGCGAACTAATGAAGAATACATTGCATGTTTAGATGAGGATCATCATAAAGATGGTAAGAGTCCATTGTCAGAACTACCCATAGGAATGGTTTCTCAAGTGCCTTTCGAGTACATGCATCTTGTGTGTTTAGgagttgtaaaaaaattattatctgcaTGGATTCATGGAAAATACTCACGATTAACAAAGTTATCAGCAAGATCTATTTCTCATATATCCACACGCTTGAAAACACTTGCAACATATTGTCCTTCTAATTTTGCAAGACGTCCAAGATCACTTGATGCATATACAAAGTATAAAGCTACAGAGTATCGACAATTTCTTATGTATACAGGTCCAGTTGTTACTTACGGTATTCTTGATCAGGAAGTATACACacactttttatttctgcatGCAGCAGTTAGGATTTTAGTTTCGACATCACCGTCCAAAACTTATTTGAATTTTGCTGATCTTGCATTGCGTAAATTCGTCAATAGGTGTGACGATCTTTACGGTCCgacattttattcttataatgtACATGGTCTTATTCACCTTACAAACGATGTGCGACAATTAGGCTCTCTAGATTCATTTTCAGCTTTCCcgtatgaaaataatatggcTGTTTTCAGAAGATATTGTAGGAAATCTGGTTCTGTTCTTCAACAAATTTCTAACAGAGTCGCCGAAATGGAAGTACATGCAGCAATTGACTATTGCAATATTGATTCCTCAATTCATGTATCCATGAGGCATAATGTAGGTCCTCTTCCATGCAATATTGCTCCGAATTGTAATCAATATC GTAAGTGA
- the LOC137001822 gene encoding very long chain fatty acid elongase 7-like produces the protein MVLRKKQNQLTFLHVYHHTITVLGSWCYLNLLPGEQGVVVAFLNSVVHIIMYSYYFIAALGSKYKKYIWWKKYMTCIQLLHFGMLCFYLIATLVLDCRMTKALTYFLLIIFFIFIYLFSNFFQKAYKTKTA, from the exons ATGGTGTTGAGAAAGAAACAGAATCAATTGACTTTCCTTCACGTTTATCACCATACAATAACGGTCCTTGGTTCGTGGTGCTACTTGAATTTGCTGCCTGGTGAACAGGGTGTCGTAGTAGCTTTTTTGAATTCCGTCGTTCACATTATTATGTACAGTTATTATTTCATCGCCGCGCTTGGCTCGAAATACAAAAAGTACATTTGGTGGAAGAAATATATGACCTGTATTCAGCTG TTGCACTTTGGAATGCTATGTTTCTATCTAATAGCAACGTTGGTTCTGGACTGCCGAATGACAAAGGCTCTAACGTATTTcttgctaataatttttttcatatttatctaCCTATTCagcaatttctttcaaaaggCTTATAAGACAAAAACGGcttaa